One region of Planctomycetota bacterium genomic DNA includes:
- a CDS encoding tetratricopeptide repeat protein: protein MRNAGKSLSVGKRFLLGVISLAGLISCGNNGDARAFNYEGTEKFNAAFYAEAIYLFNRAIEIDPKLSEAYTNRAMAKCALEEYESALEDWKIYLTLEKEIYIIHKSEYEHAKEMVENMKSDPKSFYYRRADKEWNSNKLNEALADFTKVLELDPEDAEVYIKRGSIKETMGDFPGAVEDYEESIRLRPEYEKDIRRLIDRVKEKW from the coding sequence ATGCGAAACGCAGGTAAATCTCTTTCAGTGGGAAAAAGGTTCTTATTAGGCGTGATTTCGTTAGCAGGGTTGATTTCCTGTGGAAACAATGGCGATGCTCGTGCTTTCAACTACGAAGGAACGGAAAAATTCAACGCAGCGTTTTATGCAGAAGCCATTTACCTATTCAATAGGGCCATTGAAATAGATCCCAAGCTTTCAGAAGCGTATACCAATCGCGCCATGGCAAAATGCGCATTGGAGGAATACGAGAGTGCTCTGGAAGACTGGAAAATTTACCTTACCCTTGAAAAAGAAATCTATATAATACACAAGAGTGAATACGAGCATGCCAAAGAAATGGTGGAGAATATGAAAAGCGACCCGAAGTCATTTTATTATCGGCGCGCCGATAAAGAATGGAATAGCAACAAGCTTAATGAAGCATTGGCTGATTTCACTAAAGTGCTTGAACTTGATCCCGAAGACGCCGAGGTTTACATCAAAAGAGGTTCGATAAAGGAAACAATGGGTGATTTTCCGGGCGCAGTTGAAGATTACGAAGAATCCATCAGATTAAGACCGGAATATGAAAAAGACATTAGGCGGTTGATTGACCGGGTTAAAGAAAAGTGGTAG
- a CDS encoding ABC transporter ATP-binding protein, whose protein sequence is MIKLENLTKHYGDKIAVFNLNLEIPYGELFAFIGPNGAGKTTTVKMMVGLLKPTFGSVSIYGHNIHRQKEYLEAKKMLAYIPDQPFVYDKLSGREFLKFVGHVYKMEKDVFKQALDKYVAMFEMGEYIDQLTETYSLGMKQRLIISASFLHQPARGGLIVVDEPLVGLDPASIKLVKDLFRKEVKENGRTIFMSTHLLSVAEETADRIGIINRGQLLTVGTLQELKARAKQEGLPTEAWAQAGDLEDVFMALTQNCSKAD, encoded by the coding sequence ATGATAAAACTTGAAAACTTAACCAAGCATTACGGAGACAAAATTGCCGTTTTTAACCTTAACCTGGAAATACCGTATGGCGAGCTTTTCGCCTTTATCGGCCCGAACGGCGCCGGCAAGACCACCACGGTCAAGATGATGGTCGGGCTCCTTAAGCCCACGTTTGGCTCTGTCAGTATCTACGGGCATAATATCCATCGCCAGAAAGAATACCTCGAAGCCAAAAAGATGCTCGCTTATATTCCTGACCAGCCGTTTGTTTATGACAAGCTTTCCGGCAGGGAGTTCCTCAAGTTCGTCGGCCATGTTTATAAGATGGAAAAAGACGTCTTCAAGCAGGCGCTGGATAAATATGTCGCCATGTTCGAGATGGGCGAGTATATCGACCAGCTGACGGAAACTTATTCCTTGGGCATGAAACAGCGCCTGATAATTTCCGCGAGTTTCCTGCACCAGCCCGCCCGGGGCGGATTGATTGTGGTGGATGAGCCTTTGGTCGGTTTAGACCCGGCAAGCATCAAGCTCGTCAAGGATTTATTCCGTAAGGAAGTAAAAGAAAACGGGCGGACGATATTCATGTCGACCCATCTTCTTTCCGTGGCGGAGGAAACCGCCGATCGCATCGGCATAATTAATAGGGGGCAATTGCTTACCGTAGGGACATTGCAGGAACTTAAAGCGCGCGCCAAGCAGGAAGGCCTGCCCACCGAAGCTTGGGCGCAGGCGGGAGATTTGGAGGATGTCTTCATGGCGCTGACACAAAACTGCTCAAAGGCAGACTAA
- a CDS encoding 4-hydroxy-tetrahydrodipicolinate synthase, with protein sequence MFEGAFVALVTPFRRGKIDFPRLIELVDFQIRCGINGIVVCATTGESCTLSGEEKISVIKTTIRRCKGRVPVIAYTGTNDTFRSIAFTKTAASLGVDGALVVVPYYNKPSQEGMFQHFKAISQSVPKVPLILYNVPSRTVVSIKPETIARLSKLKNIVAVKEAISDMEEIKRLRHLSDITILSGEDSLTCQMMELGAKGVISVLANIMPDEVVLLVNLCIQGNFKEAAKVHEYLLPLSKALFLESNPVPVKTALALAGKINNEVRLPLVPLARENLRKLKSVLRKYKS encoded by the coding sequence ATGTTTGAAGGTGCTTTTGTCGCTCTGGTTACACCTTTTAGAAGGGGGAAGATTGATTTTCCCAGGCTTATCGAACTCGTGGATTTCCAGATAAGATGCGGGATTAACGGCATTGTTGTCTGCGCCACGACCGGTGAGTCGTGTACTCTTTCCGGGGAAGAAAAAATATCCGTCATAAAAACAACCATCAGGCGTTGTAAAGGCAGGGTTCCTGTAATCGCTTACACCGGCACGAACGATACTTTTCGAAGCATTGCTTTTACCAAAACTGCTGCCTCGCTTGGTGTTGATGGGGCGCTTGTGGTCGTTCCTTATTACAACAAGCCTTCCCAGGAAGGAATGTTCCAGCACTTTAAAGCCATTTCCCAAAGCGTGCCGAAGGTCCCGCTTATTCTTTATAATGTTCCTTCGCGGACCGTCGTTTCCATAAAGCCGGAAACCATTGCACGCTTGAGCAAACTTAAAAACATCGTTGCCGTTAAGGAAGCGATAAGCGATATGGAAGAAATAAAACGCCTGAGGCACTTGTCTGATATTACCATCCTTTCTGGAGAAGATTCGCTTACCTGCCAGATGATGGAGCTTGGTGCGAAAGGCGTCATTTCCGTGCTTGCTAATATCATGCCGGATGAAGTTGTTCTTTTAGTCAATTTGTGCATCCAGGGGAATTTCAAAGAAGCGGCGAAGGTGCATGAGTATTTATTACCGCTTTCCAAGGCGCTATTTCTGGAATCCAATCCTGTCCCGGTAAAAACCGCCCTGGCGCTTGCCGGCAAGATAAACAACGAAGTGCGCCTGCCGCTAGTCCCTCTTGCCAGGGAAAACCTCCGCAAGCTGAAATCCGTTTTAAGGAAATATAAAAGTTAG
- a CDS encoding FHA domain-containing protein, whose amino-acid sequence MPTLTVKQGIRVIKEVVINKPSFSIGRLPENDLELADNLASRRHTEILKQGTTYTIYDLGSANGTFLNKKKIKSEPLKDGDEIQIGNTLIIFKEQSSFNVPVPPKPPVPPPKQGKSSFDSDVVKHIGELSLDYRLNVKDIIASGQSIAQAAKATGEKSKESERFFILYHLGRAVATADTLDEVLEIGMSSVFDVISADRGTIMILDKESGKLVPKLTKRRLTDKEKQDKAEGKQIKEPEVYISSTITNKVVTDKVSLITSDAAHDPRFQSGLSIAQFNIRSALCVPLWEKEDVFGVIYVDNLMKTHAFTNDDLELLTAIANQVAIRMKQDELHNKLQKEALLRGNLERYHSPDVVEMIIKQSGGKENPLDVKERAVTILFADIQNFTTLSEKITPIQLAEMLNGFFETITKIIFEFKGSVNKFIGDAVLATFNAPIDLENHQLNAVKASVKIIEAVQELQKNEPPDAPKYNVRLGVNTGTVVAGNVGAKTRIEYAVLGDVVNIASRLNQYADSNEVAIGESTYECVKKDFEFACVGGVKLKGKAKEVQVYKISIKPGDVLKCEPPK is encoded by the coding sequence ATGCCTACATTAACCGTAAAACAGGGAATCAGGGTCATCAAGGAAGTAGTTATCAATAAACCATCTTTCTCTATCGGCCGCCTACCAGAAAATGACCTGGAACTGGCGGATAACCTTGCTTCACGGCGCCATACTGAAATATTAAAACAGGGAACCACTTATACGATTTATGATTTGGGAAGCGCCAACGGGACCTTCCTTAACAAAAAGAAAATAAAATCAGAACCTTTAAAAGACGGTGATGAAATCCAGATAGGAAACACCCTTATTATTTTTAAGGAGCAATCATCGTTTAACGTACCGGTCCCGCCCAAACCGCCCGTACCGCCGCCTAAACAGGGCAAAAGCAGTTTTGACAGCGACGTCGTCAAGCATATAGGCGAGCTCTCGCTGGATTACCGGCTGAACGTGAAGGATATAATCGCCAGCGGGCAATCAATCGCCCAGGCAGCCAAGGCAACAGGAGAAAAATCCAAGGAAAGCGAGCGGTTTTTCATCCTGTATCATCTGGGCAGGGCCGTGGCAACGGCGGATACTCTCGATGAAGTGCTCGAAATAGGGATGAGTTCCGTCTTTGACGTCATCAGCGCGGACCGCGGCACTATCATGATCCTAGATAAAGAAAGCGGAAAACTTGTTCCTAAATTAACTAAGCGGCGCCTTACCGATAAAGAAAAACAGGATAAAGCCGAAGGTAAACAAATAAAAGAACCGGAAGTTTACATAAGCTCTACCATTACCAATAAAGTGGTAACCGACAAGGTTTCGCTTATTACATCCGATGCGGCGCATGACCCGCGTTTCCAATCCGGGCTTTCCATCGCACAGTTCAACATCCGCTCGGCGCTTTGCGTCCCCCTGTGGGAAAAGGAAGATGTCTTCGGCGTTATCTACGTGGATAATTTGATGAAAACGCATGCGTTTACCAATGACGACTTGGAGCTCCTGACTGCTATCGCAAACCAGGTGGCCATCCGTATGAAACAGGATGAACTGCATAACAAGCTGCAGAAAGAAGCGCTGTTAAGAGGAAACCTGGAACGGTATCACTCACCCGACGTCGTGGAAATGATAATCAAGCAGTCAGGCGGCAAGGAAAATCCACTGGATGTAAAGGAAAGGGCGGTAACGATACTCTTTGCGGATATACAAAACTTTACCACGCTTTCCGAGAAAATAACCCCGATACAACTGGCGGAAATGCTGAACGGATTCTTTGAAACAATAACTAAAATCATATTTGAATTCAAAGGAAGCGTAAACAAATTTATCGGCGATGCGGTATTGGCCACTTTTAACGCACCGATTGACCTGGAAAACCACCAGCTTAACGCCGTGAAAGCAAGTGTGAAAATAATAGAGGCGGTCCAGGAACTACAGAAAAACGAACCTCCGGATGCGCCTAAATATAATGTCCGCTTGGGCGTCAATACGGGAACCGTGGTTGCCGGCAACGTGGGCGCCAAAACACGAATTGAATATGCAGTCCTGGGCGATGTGGTTAATATCGCTTCCCGCCTTAACCAATATGCCGATTCTAACGAGGTAGCCATAGGAGAAAGCACTTATGAATGCGTAAAGAAGGACTTTGAGTTTGCCTGCGTGGGCGGAGTGAAACTTAAAGGAAAGGCAAAAGAAGTCCAGGTTTACAAAATAAGCATTAAACCCGGTGATGTGCTGAAGTGCGAGCCACCCAAATAG
- a CDS encoding 1-deoxy-D-xylulose-5-phosphate reductoisomerase has product MKIIILGSTGSIGQNAVKVVTHLNNLNKKGVIKEKVEVAGLVANSNWPLLLKQIKTVKPKSVALIDKNASDALASRLKHYPVNICQTRDDIHRMIGEPSVNMVLVAISGAEALPFTMTAINAGKNLALANKEVLVMAGEIIIPLASKKGITILPVDSEHSAVFQALHCGNHSDIKQVILTASGGPFYNHKKQALNKITLEEALKHPTWKMGEKITIDSATLVNKALEIIEAHWLFNLSVGQIKVVIHPQSIVHSMVEFRDGSIIAQMGKPDMKTPIQFALTYPERLPASNGTIINNCLPDLTFSKPDKDRFPALKLGYQVVEEGGTSGAVLNAANEEAVKMFRARKIHFTDIIPLAQKTLNKHKIIANPTIRDIWEADEWARKEIRRHKK; this is encoded by the coding sequence ATGAAAATTATTATCCTCGGCTCTACAGGGTCAATCGGCCAAAACGCCGTGAAAGTCGTAACACATCTCAATAACCTAAATAAAAAAGGCGTGATTAAAGAAAAAGTTGAGGTTGCCGGATTGGTCGCAAATTCCAACTGGCCGCTTTTATTAAAACAGATAAAAACAGTCAAGCCGAAATCGGTTGCTTTGATTGACAAAAACGCCTCGGATGCCTTAGCAAGCCGCCTGAAACATTATCCCGTCAATATCTGCCAAACACGCGATGATATCCATAGAATGATAGGCGAACCTTCGGTTAATATGGTGCTGGTGGCAATTTCCGGAGCGGAAGCGCTCCCCTTTACGATGACCGCAATTAATGCCGGCAAAAACCTAGCGCTGGCTAATAAAGAAGTCCTGGTAATGGCCGGTGAAATAATCATTCCTTTAGCCAGTAAAAAAGGGATTACTATCTTGCCGGTAGATAGCGAACACAGCGCGGTTTTCCAGGCGCTTCATTGCGGAAATCACAGCGATATCAAACAAGTAATCCTTACGGCATCCGGAGGCCCTTTTTATAACCATAAAAAGCAGGCGCTTAATAAAATAACGCTGGAAGAGGCGCTAAAACACCCTACGTGGAAAATGGGAGAAAAGATAACCATAGATTCGGCAACTCTGGTGAATAAAGCGCTGGAAATAATAGAGGCACACTGGCTTTTTAACCTTTCAGTCGGCCAGATAAAAGTAGTAATCCATCCTCAAAGTATCGTCCATTCCATGGTTGAATTCCGCGACGGCTCGATAATCGCGCAGATGGGCAAACCCGATATGAAAACTCCGATACAATTCGCCCTGACTTACCCCGAACGGCTTCCGGCATCAAACGGAACAATCATAAATAATTGCCTGCCTGATCTGACGTTTTCCAAACCGGATAAGGATAGATTCCCCGCTTTAAAGCTGGGCTATCAGGTCGTAGAAGAAGGCGGGACAAGCGGAGCGGTCCTCAATGCAGCAAACGAAGAAGCCGTGAAAATGTTCAGGGCAAGAAAGATACATTTTACCGATATAATTCCATTAGCCCAAAAAACGCTGAATAAGCATAAAATCATCGCTAACCCCACCATAAGGGATATCTGGGAAGCCGATGAATGGGCAAGAAAAGAAATAAGGAGGCATAAAAAATGA
- the rseP gene encoding RIP metalloprotease RseP, translating to MMSIFGPVFTVLIVMFGITILIFVHELGHFIVAKLSKIKVEAFAIGFGPKIIGYTHKDTEYRICLIPLGGYVKMAGESFADKEKKGSPDEFISKPPFTRIGVFAAGATMNLLFAIPACIIMYLLGVNFSSPQIGSISPGKSEWNSGLQVGDTILEINNQPVKTMEDYRRAVLRSPLGTELRVKALRGEETITATVTAQGSQGFGALPLANVVKYIRKGSAAEKGGLKPRDEILEISGKVIYSNKQMLQLASEKKDQPINIKIRRPSPDNINVSAVTTLTLKPERFMDSLYDIEAVENIPAVVGSVKKESPADMAGLKPGDKILSINDMPVLSWHKFKEIVNAHSNTELSVKILRKKEEFTLKLTPRADFDGSGVVDMIFASSNVLGEIPAGSPLESAGLKPDDIIIKANDKEISDLTELDEIVWESKGKLIKLQIKRGDEIIETSLAPKAKDQWLLGIEFKPKSVQQKYGFGEAIIKGLNESVDLVVLTFQLIGKLFKGEESTKGLAGPIGIFRFSYIVVQTEGISYFLWLLALFSLNLAILNLLPIPVLDGGGIFLTLIEKMKGTPVSEKVQMVAQYIGLFIILSLVFFAFYNDIVNIVLG from the coding sequence ATGATGTCAATATTCGGTCCTGTATTCACCGTTCTTATCGTAATGTTTGGCATAACAATTCTTATTTTCGTCCATGAATTGGGCCACTTTATAGTGGCAAAGCTTTCTAAAATAAAAGTGGAGGCATTTGCTATCGGCTTCGGACCCAAAATAATCGGTTATACCCACAAAGATACGGAATACCGCATCTGCTTGATTCCGCTGGGCGGCTATGTAAAAATGGCCGGCGAAAGCTTTGCCGATAAGGAGAAAAAAGGCTCTCCTGATGAGTTTATCTCGAAGCCACCTTTTACACGCATAGGGGTTTTTGCCGCCGGGGCAACCATGAACTTGCTGTTTGCCATTCCGGCATGCATCATAATGTATCTTCTGGGCGTAAATTTCAGCTCCCCGCAAATCGGCTCAATCTCTCCGGGAAAATCAGAATGGAATTCGGGTTTGCAGGTAGGCGATACAATCCTTGAAATAAATAACCAGCCTGTTAAAACAATGGAAGATTATCGCAGGGCAGTATTGCGCTCACCTCTGGGCACCGAACTACGTGTCAAAGCACTGAGGGGTGAAGAAACAATCACTGCCACGGTAACAGCGCAGGGCAGCCAGGGCTTCGGCGCACTGCCTCTGGCAAACGTGGTCAAATATATCAGGAAAGGTTCGGCCGCGGAAAAAGGAGGCCTAAAACCACGAGATGAAATACTGGAAATCTCAGGCAAAGTCATTTATAGTAACAAACAAATGCTCCAACTGGCAAGTGAAAAAAAGGACCAGCCCATTAATATAAAAATACGCCGACCCTCGCCCGATAATATCAATGTCTCGGCAGTTACAACGCTGACTCTAAAACCCGAAAGGTTTATGGACTCTTTATATGATATCGAGGCGGTCGAAAACATTCCTGCAGTTGTCGGCTCGGTAAAAAAAGAATCCCCGGCTGATATGGCAGGCTTAAAACCGGGCGATAAAATATTGTCTATAAACGATATGCCCGTACTTTCCTGGCATAAATTCAAGGAGATAGTCAACGCCCACAGCAATACCGAACTATCTGTAAAAATATTGAGAAAAAAAGAAGAGTTCACGCTTAAGCTCACACCAAGGGCTGATTTTGACGGCTCAGGAGTGGTTGATATGATTTTTGCCTCAAGTAATGTTTTAGGAGAAATTCCAGCCGGCTCCCCCCTGGAATCCGCTGGCCTCAAACCGGATGATATAATCATCAAGGCTAACGATAAAGAAATTTCTGATTTAACCGAACTGGACGAAATCGTCTGGGAAAGCAAAGGCAAGCTCATAAAGCTCCAGATAAAAAGAGGCGACGAAATAATTGAAACCTCTCTTGCACCAAAAGCAAAGGATCAGTGGCTATTAGGAATAGAGTTCAAACCGAAAAGCGTCCAGCAAAAATACGGATTCGGAGAAGCCATCATCAAAGGATTAAACGAATCGGTTGATTTGGTCGTCCTTACTTTCCAGCTAATAGGAAAACTGTTCAAAGGGGAAGAATCCACCAAGGGACTGGCCGGTCCGATAGGAATTTTCAGGTTTTCTTATATTGTCGTCCAGACAGAAGGTATTTCGTATTTCCTCTGGCTACTGGCTTTATTCAGCCTGAACCTAGCAATCCTAAATCTCTTGCCAATTCCGGTCTTGGACGGAGGCGGGATATTCCTGACATTAATAGAAAAAATGAAGGGAACGCCGGTTAGCGAAAAAGTACAGATGGTGGCGCAATATATCGGACTTTTTATCATCCTTTCTCTTGTATTTTTTGCGTTTTATAACGATATCGTTAATATCGTATTAGGATAA
- a CDS encoding sugar transferase: protein MIIKKEQRYKALLLIADILGISAAYLASLAIRFYLFKDWDIFRQGDPPLEIYLKTLPYILIIWLVIFRFSGVYALALKGSDEIITVFKAVLFCVLISLSFLFFYREFEYSRAVLAFFAVLAAMAILTCRIIMRWLQEILLKKSGSITNLIIIGNNSVGKQLADEISGYSFGYNLLGFIGTGDEPPKHFNYPVLGKLKDIEKIIAEKNVQEIWIALTGAPREKLLNLVEICLKAKISWKMVPDLYEIMMDWVKVDSLGGIPLIGMRRSNITGLNALTKRILDLFCAGLLIILTSPVMLVSALLIKITSAGPVLFMQKRIGHNGKRFVFLKFRTMMTDTSRAIHKDFTKKWIEGTIEEASGEKKTVYKIKHDPRVTKIGKWLRKLSIDELPQLFNVIKGDMSLIGPRPALAYEIEHYKEWHKRRLETKPGVTGLWQVSGRNMVSFDEMAKLDIYYIENWSFGLDLNIIIKTVFVVLFKRAY, encoded by the coding sequence ATGATCATAAAAAAGGAACAAAGGTATAAGGCTTTGCTCTTAATTGCCGATATACTGGGCATTTCCGCGGCGTATCTGGCAAGCCTGGCAATACGCTTCTATCTCTTTAAAGATTGGGATATTTTCAGGCAGGGCGACCCGCCTTTGGAAATCTACCTCAAAACGCTTCCTTATATCCTGATCATCTGGCTGGTTATCTTCCGCTTCAGCGGGGTATATGCTCTGGCACTCAAAGGTTCGGATGAAATAATCACCGTTTTTAAGGCCGTTTTATTCTGCGTGCTAATCTCGCTTTCTTTCCTTTTCTTCTACCGGGAATTTGAATATTCACGTGCAGTCCTGGCGTTTTTCGCCGTATTGGCGGCCATGGCTATCCTAACCTGCCGGATTATAATGCGCTGGTTGCAGGAAATCCTGCTCAAAAAATCCGGAAGTATCACCAACCTTATTATCATAGGTAATAATAGCGTCGGCAAACAACTGGCTGATGAGATTTCCGGATATTCATTCGGCTATAACCTCCTAGGCTTTATCGGGACTGGAGATGAACCGCCCAAACATTTTAATTACCCTGTTTTGGGAAAACTAAAGGATATAGAAAAAATCATCGCGGAAAAAAATGTCCAGGAAATTTGGATTGCGCTTACAGGCGCACCCAGGGAAAAACTGCTAAATCTCGTAGAAATATGCCTGAAAGCGAAAATATCCTGGAAAATGGTGCCTGACTTATACGAAATCATGATGGATTGGGTAAAGGTGGATTCCCTAGGAGGCATCCCCTTAATCGGGATGCGCCGTTCAAATATAACCGGCTTAAACGCCCTGACCAAGCGGATTCTGGACCTCTTCTGTGCCGGGCTTCTCATTATCCTAACCTCACCGGTAATGCTCGTTTCCGCACTGCTTATCAAAATCACCTCTGCCGGGCCTGTTTTATTCATGCAGAAACGCATCGGGCATAACGGCAAACGCTTTGTCTTCCTGAAATTCCGCACCATGATGACGGATACCAGCCGCGCGATACACAAGGATTTCACCAAGAAATGGATTGAAGGCACCATTGAAGAAGCGTCCGGGGAAAAGAAAACCGTGTATAAAATAAAACACGACCCGCGCGTTACCAAGATCGGAAAGTGGCTGAGGAAGCTGAGCATAGACGAACTGCCGCAATTATTTAACGTGATTAAAGGCGATATGAGCTTAATAGGTCCCCGCCCCGCACTCGCTTATGAGATAGAACACTACAAGGAATGGCACAAACGCCGCCTGGAAACCAAACCTGGAGTAACCGGACTTTGGCAGGTCAGTGGCCGTAATATGGTTTCCTTTGACGAAATGGCAAAGCTCGACATATATTATATAGAAAACTGGTCTTTTGGATTAGACCTTAATATAATCATTAAAACTGTCTTTGTGGTTCTCTTTAAACGCGCGTATTAA
- a CDS encoding GTP-binding protein, producing the protein MLYALPITPPAEGGINIIHFIGKGVNKKILPFLKGKTSIIRPNKLYLGYFEDKGKIIDEVIINLIPAKQSLSGLDTVEINSHGSVLVADKIISALKKSGIKIITTQQLLKLALKNRRVNSVQKGILESLLSAKTELACRFFLQRLAKPSKQPPESKRMEKLFNHPRRIVLVGKANSGKSTLFNVLAGQKRVIEHPTPGTTRDVVEETIAIKGIPFVLADTAGWLKGNSINTKRIFRKGDIIIYMVDGSKRREKAEETVNHLGFTALNPTRFRERATILAINKCDLPKSADLGRLKIKALSISALKRIGIEPLTQKILSITKKQLLI; encoded by the coding sequence ATGCTTTACGCATTACCTATTACTCCCCCAGCAGAAGGCGGGATAAATATTATACACTTCATTGGTAAAGGTGTGAACAAAAAGATATTGCCCTTCCTTAAGGGGAAAACCTCAATTATCAGGCCTAACAAACTCTATCTCGGGTATTTCGAGGATAAAGGCAAAATCATAGACGAAGTTATTATAAACCTGATTCCTGCCAAACAAAGTTTAAGCGGGCTGGATACCGTGGAGATAAACTCACACGGCAGCGTTTTGGTAGCAGATAAGATAATCTCAGCACTTAAAAAGAGCGGGATTAAAATAATTACTACTCAGCAATTGCTGAAACTGGCCCTGAAGAATAGAAGGGTAAACTCCGTCCAAAAAGGCATTCTGGAATCGCTGTTGAGTGCAAAGACAGAACTGGCGTGCAGGTTCTTCCTGCAAAGGCTTGCCAAACCAAGCAAACAACCACCGGAATCAAAGCGGATGGAAAAACTGTTTAACCATCCAAGGCGAATTGTTTTAGTCGGAAAGGCAAACAGCGGGAAATCTACACTCTTCAATGTGCTGGCAGGCCAAAAGCGGGTAATTGAGCATCCGACTCCCGGCACAACCCGTGATGTGGTGGAAGAAACAATCGCGATAAAAGGAATCCCGTTTGTGCTGGCGGATACCGCCGGTTGGTTAAAAGGTAATTCAATAAACACAAAAAGAATATTCCGGAAAGGCGATATTATTATTTACATGGTAGACGGTTCCAAACGGCGTGAGAAGGCAGAAGAAACGGTTAACCACTTAGGGTTCACCGCCCTGAACCCAACACGGTTCAGGGAGAGGGCAACAATCTTAGCTATAAATAAGTGTGACTTGCCTAAGAGTGCGGATTTAGGCAGGCTAAAGATAAAGGCGTTATCGATTTCCGCATTAAAGAGGATTGGCATAGAACCCCTCACCCAAAAGATACTCTCCATTACAAAAAAACAACTCCTAATTTAA